Proteins encoded together in one Pseudomonas arsenicoxydans window:
- a CDS encoding S24 family peptidase, which produces MKKNTSGPRFKALLEKAKITTTGFAAFFDTEAQNIHNWYTRGVPAYRMEEVSRLLSVNSDWLKTGEGPQDSKHLRLLDESGNTFDAQAIRGIYTVIEPTDIELPVYKERPINPGSSKTHVVEDPGQSIRLPKSHLDSLEINHADVFCVQMVGNGMGARIEDGSTLAVDRGLTKVIDGEIYAIEHDGMLRIKYLHRMPGNALRLRSYNKAEHPDEIFNAEQIDKQNIRVLGWVFWWSTLNKRRPVVPFL; this is translated from the coding sequence ATGAAAAAGAACACTAGCGGCCCACGGTTCAAAGCACTCCTCGAAAAAGCGAAGATCACGACGACAGGATTTGCCGCTTTTTTCGACACGGAGGCTCAAAACATCCACAACTGGTACACCCGCGGTGTGCCCGCCTACCGCATGGAAGAGGTCTCCAGATTACTCTCGGTCAACAGCGACTGGCTCAAGACAGGCGAAGGCCCACAGGACTCCAAACACCTGCGCTTGCTCGACGAGTCGGGTAACACCTTCGACGCCCAGGCGATTCGCGGCATCTATACGGTCATTGAACCCACTGACATCGAACTGCCCGTCTACAAGGAAAGGCCCATCAACCCTGGGTCCAGCAAAACCCACGTCGTCGAAGACCCCGGCCAATCCATCCGCCTGCCCAAAAGCCACCTCGACTCCCTGGAAATCAACCATGCGGATGTGTTCTGCGTCCAGATGGTCGGTAACGGCATGGGGGCAAGGATTGAGGATGGCTCCACACTCGCCGTCGACCGGGGGCTGACCAAGGTGATCGACGGAGAGATTTACGCGATCGAGCACGACGGAATGCTGCGAATCAAATACCTGCACCGGATGCCAGGCAATGCGTTGCGCTTGCGCAGCTACAACAAGGCCGAACATCCCGACGAGATCTTCAATGCCGAACAGATTGATAAGCAGAACATCCGGGTGTTGGGCTGGGTGTTCTGGTGGTCGACGCTGAACAAGCGGCGGCCGGTGGTGCCGTTTCTGTGA
- the ppa gene encoding inorganic diphosphatase, giving the protein MSYSKIPAGKDLPNDIYVAIEIPANHAPIKYEIDKDSDCLFVDRFMATPMFYPANYGYIPNTLADDGDPLDVLVVTPYPVAPGSVIRARPVGILNMTDDGGGDAKVIAVPHDKLSQLYVDVKEYTDLPPLLIQQIEHFFANYKDLEKGKWVKIEGWAGADAAREAITKSAAAYKG; this is encoded by the coding sequence ATGAGCTACAGCAAGATTCCGGCTGGCAAAGACCTGCCGAACGACATCTACGTCGCGATCGAGATTCCGGCCAACCACGCGCCGATCAAGTACGAAATCGACAAAGACAGCGATTGCCTGTTCGTTGACCGTTTCATGGCCACCCCGATGTTCTACCCGGCCAACTACGGTTACATCCCGAACACCCTGGCTGACGACGGTGATCCCCTCGACGTGCTGGTTGTCACTCCTTACCCGGTAGCTCCAGGTTCGGTGATCCGCGCTCGTCCAGTCGGCATCCTGAACATGACCGACGACGGCGGCGGCGATGCCAAAGTCATCGCAGTCCCACACGACAAGCTGTCCCAGCTGTACGTCGACGTGAAGGAATACACCGACCTGCCACCACTGCTGATCCAGCAGATCGAGCACTTCTTCGCGAACTACAAAGATCTCGAAAAAGGCAAATGGGTGAAGATCGAAGGCTGGGCCGGTGCAGATGCCGCTCGCGAAGCGATCACCAAGTCGGCTGCGGCCTATAAAGGCTGA
- a CDS encoding M90 family metallopeptidase, protein MWSLSAWRRQRTLAKHPIADDLWQRVRHHLSFLDGISAVEDQWLREACVLFLQDKHLTALPGVELHQEQRLLLAAQAQLPLLHLGDLNWYQGFHEIVLYPDDFLSPQRHRDASGVEHEWDGEHSGEAWQQGPIILAWPGVMASGGWEGYNLVIHELAHKLDMLNGDANGLPPLHPDMRVSDWAKVMQHAYDDLNRQLDRNPDAETAIDPYAAENPAEFFAVTSEYFFSAPDLLVEAYPQVYEQLKLFYRQDPLARLRQLLAEDPVYQARD, encoded by the coding sequence ATGTGGTCGCTTAGTGCCTGGCGTCGCCAGCGCACCCTGGCCAAACACCCGATTGCCGACGACCTGTGGCAACGGGTGCGTCACCACCTGAGTTTTCTCGACGGCATCAGCGCCGTCGAGGACCAGTGGCTGCGTGAAGCCTGCGTCTTATTCCTGCAGGACAAACACCTGACCGCCCTGCCGGGCGTCGAACTCCACCAGGAACAGCGCCTGCTGCTCGCCGCTCAGGCGCAATTGCCGCTGCTGCACTTGGGCGATCTGAACTGGTATCAAGGCTTCCACGAAATCGTCCTCTACCCCGACGACTTCCTCAGCCCCCAACGTCATCGTGATGCCAGCGGCGTCGAACACGAGTGGGACGGCGAACACAGCGGCGAAGCCTGGCAGCAAGGCCCGATCATCCTCGCCTGGCCCGGAGTGATGGCCAGTGGCGGCTGGGAAGGCTACAACCTGGTGATCCACGAACTCGCGCACAAGCTCGACATGCTCAACGGCGACGCCAACGGCCTGCCGCCATTGCACCCTGACATGCGCGTCAGTGACTGGGCCAAGGTCATGCAACACGCCTACGACGACCTCAATCGGCAACTTGACCGTAATCCAGACGCCGAAACGGCCATCGACCCCTACGCGGCGGAAAACCCCGCCGAGTTCTTCGCGGTTACCAGCGAATACTTCTTCAGCGCTCCCGATTTGCTGGTCGAGGCTTATCCCCAGGTCTATGAACAGCTGAAGCTGTTTTACCGCCAGGACCCATTGGCCCGGCTGAGGCAACTTCTGGCCGAAGACCCGGTCTATCAGGCACGCGACTAA
- a CDS encoding DedA family protein, which produces MDFNPIDLILHLDVYLDLLVKNYGLWIYAILFLVIFCETGLVVMPFLPGDSLLFIAGAVAAGGGMDPVLLGGLLMLAAILGDSTNYIIGRTAGEKLFSNPNSKIFRRDYLQQTHDFYDKHGGKTVTLARFLPIIRTFAPFVAGVGKMPYLRFFSFSVLGTVLWVGGLVTLGYFFGNVPFIKKNLSLLVVGIIVLSLLPMIIGFIRSRYGNAASKAQ; this is translated from the coding sequence ATGGATTTCAACCCGATCGACCTTATTCTGCATCTCGATGTTTACCTCGATTTGCTGGTAAAAAACTACGGGTTATGGATCTACGCCATCCTGTTTCTGGTGATTTTCTGCGAAACCGGTCTGGTGGTGATGCCGTTCCTGCCGGGCGATTCCCTGTTGTTCATCGCGGGCGCTGTAGCAGCCGGCGGCGGCATGGACCCGGTATTGCTGGGCGGCCTGTTGATGCTGGCGGCGATCCTCGGCGACAGCACCAACTACATTATTGGTCGAACGGCCGGCGAGAAGCTGTTCAGCAATCCAAACTCGAAAATCTTCCGCCGCGACTACCTGCAGCAGACCCACGACTTCTATGACAAGCACGGTGGCAAGACCGTCACCCTGGCGCGCTTCCTGCCGATCATCCGTACGTTTGCACCGTTCGTCGCCGGCGTTGGCAAAATGCCTTACCTGCGTTTCTTTTCCTTCAGCGTCCTCGGCACCGTTTTGTGGGTCGGCGGCCTGGTGACCCTTGGTTACTTCTTCGGCAACGTACCGTTCATCAAGAAGAACCTCTCGCTGCTGGTCGTGGGCATCATTGTGCTGTCGCTGCTGCCGATGATCATCGGTTTCATCCGCAGCCGTTATGGCAACGCCGCGTCCAAAGCCCAATAG
- a CDS encoding GNAT family N-acetyltransferase produces MRIIQATLEHLDLLTPLFVKYREFYGALAYPDSSRAFLEKRLRRKESVIYLALADSDDKLMGFCQLYPSFSSLSLKRVWILNDIYVAEDARRQLVADNLIRTAKKMAKETNAVRMRVSTSSNNEVAQKTYESIGFKEDTEFKNYVLPISDEL; encoded by the coding sequence ATGCGGATTATTCAAGCGACCCTCGAACACCTGGACCTGCTGACCCCGTTGTTCGTCAAATATCGCGAGTTTTATGGCGCCCTGGCGTATCCGGACTCGTCCCGGGCGTTTCTTGAGAAGCGTCTGCGACGCAAGGAATCAGTGATCTACCTGGCACTGGCCGATTCCGACGACAAACTGATGGGTTTCTGTCAGTTGTATCCGAGCTTTTCGTCCCTTTCGCTTAAACGCGTGTGGATCCTCAACGACATCTACGTCGCCGAAGACGCCCGTCGCCAACTGGTGGCCGACAACCTCATCCGCACCGCGAAGAAAATGGCCAAGGAAACCAATGCTGTGCGCATGCGTGTTTCCACCAGCAGCAACAATGAAGTGGCGCAGAAAACCTACGAATCCATCGGATTCAAGGAAGACACCGAATTCAAGAACTACGTGTTGCCGATCAGCGACGAGCTTTAA
- the eutC gene encoding ethanolamine ammonia-lyase subunit EutC — MDKPPVDAENPLLELRRLTPARIALGRTGTSMPTSAQLDFQYAHAQARDAVHLPFDHAGLSAQLAECGRDSLLLHSAAANRDSYLQRPDLGRKLSDESAQTLRDYALAHPGGVDLAIVVADGLSALAVHRHTLPFLTRMEEQIKAEGWSVTPAILVSQGRVAVADEIGELLGAKMVVILIGERPGLSSPDSLGLYFTYGPKVGLTDAYRNCISNVRLEGLSYGMAAHRLLYLMREACRRQLSGVNLKDEAQIHTLESDAGADMKGNFLLSPPDA, encoded by the coding sequence ATGGATAAACCGCCTGTAGATGCAGAAAATCCGCTGCTGGAATTACGTCGACTGACGCCGGCACGCATTGCCTTGGGCCGCACCGGCACCAGCATGCCGACCAGCGCGCAACTGGATTTCCAGTACGCCCACGCCCAGGCCCGGGATGCGGTGCATTTGCCGTTCGATCATGCGGGCCTCAGCGCGCAATTGGCTGAATGCGGGCGTGACAGTCTGTTGCTGCACAGCGCCGCCGCCAATCGGGACAGTTACTTGCAACGCCCCGATCTGGGGCGAAAGTTGAGCGATGAGTCGGCGCAGACCTTGCGCGATTACGCCTTGGCCCATCCTGGCGGCGTGGATCTGGCGATTGTCGTGGCTGATGGACTGTCGGCGCTGGCTGTTCATCGTCATACGCTGCCGTTTCTGACGCGAATGGAAGAACAGATCAAGGCTGAAGGCTGGTCGGTAACGCCCGCCATTCTTGTATCGCAGGGCCGGGTCGCCGTGGCTGACGAGATTGGCGAGCTGTTGGGCGCAAAAATGGTGGTCATCCTGATTGGCGAGCGTCCGGGCCTCAGTTCGCCAGACAGCCTGGGTTTATATTTCACCTACGGTCCCAAGGTCGGGCTGACGGACGCCTACCGCAATTGCATCTCCAATGTTCGACTTGAGGGCCTGAGTTACGGCATGGCGGCACACCGTTTGCTGTACCTGATGCGTGAGGCTTGCCGGCGCCAACTGTCGGGCGTCAACTTGAAGGACGAAGCGCAGATTCACACGCTGGAGTCGGACGCAGGTGCGGACATGAAAGGTAATTTCCTGCTCAGTCCACCAGATGCCTGA
- a CDS encoding ethanolamine ammonia-lyase subunit EutB — MATFAHSVGAQTYRFASLKDVMAKASPARSGDFLAGVAALNDGERVAAQMALADIPLSHFLEEMLVPYEADEVTRLIIDTHDTQAFSAVSHLTVGGFRDWLLSDAADEQSLRALAPGLTPEMAAAVSKIMRVQDLVLVAQKIRVVTKFRGTMGLRGRLSTRLQPNHPTDEPAGIAASILDGLLYGNGDAMIGINPATDSIASICAMLEMLDAIIQRYEIPTQACVLTHVTTSIEAINRGVPLDLVFQSIAGTEAANASFGINLNVLQEGYDAGLSLNRGTLGRNLMYFETGQGSALSANAHHGMDQQTCETRAYAVARHFKPFLVNTVVGFIGPEYLYNGKQIIRAGLEDHFCGKLLGVPMGCDICYTNHAEADQDDMDTLLTLLGVAGINFIMGIPGSDDIMLNYQTTSFHDALYARQTLGLKPAPEFEQWLAKMGILTQADGKIHFGDRLPPAFRQAMAQLG; from the coding sequence ATGGCCACATTTGCCCATTCAGTCGGCGCCCAGACCTATCGCTTTGCCAGTCTCAAGGACGTCATGGCCAAGGCCAGCCCGGCGCGTTCCGGAGACTTCCTGGCCGGCGTCGCGGCCCTCAACGATGGCGAGCGAGTGGCCGCGCAGATGGCCCTGGCCGATATCCCGCTGTCGCACTTCCTGGAGGAAATGCTGGTTCCTTACGAGGCCGATGAAGTCACCCGGCTGATCATCGATACCCACGACACACAAGCTTTTTCAGCCGTCAGCCACCTCACTGTCGGCGGTTTTCGCGACTGGCTGCTGAGTGACGCGGCTGACGAACAGAGCCTGCGCGCCCTCGCCCCCGGCCTGACCCCGGAAATGGCTGCCGCCGTGTCGAAGATCATGCGCGTGCAGGATCTGGTGCTGGTGGCGCAGAAAATCCGTGTCGTGACGAAATTTCGCGGCACGATGGGCCTGCGTGGACGCTTATCCACCCGCCTGCAACCCAATCACCCTACCGATGAGCCGGCCGGCATCGCGGCGAGCATTCTCGATGGCCTACTGTACGGCAACGGCGATGCGATGATCGGCATCAACCCGGCCACCGACAGCATCGCCTCGATCTGCGCCATGCTGGAAATGCTCGACGCGATCATCCAGCGCTACGAGATTCCGACCCAGGCCTGCGTGCTGACCCACGTCACCACCTCCATCGAGGCGATCAATCGCGGCGTTCCGCTGGACCTGGTGTTTCAGTCGATTGCCGGTACTGAAGCGGCCAATGCCAGTTTCGGCATCAACCTGAATGTCCTGCAGGAAGGTTACGACGCCGGCCTGAGCCTGAATCGCGGAACGCTGGGCCGCAACCTGATGTATTTCGAGACTGGCCAGGGCAGTGCCCTGTCAGCCAACGCCCACCACGGCATGGATCAACAGACCTGCGAAACCCGCGCCTACGCCGTGGCACGCCATTTCAAGCCGTTCCTGGTCAATACGGTTGTAGGATTCATTGGCCCGGAATACCTCTACAACGGCAAACAGATCATTCGCGCCGGCCTCGAAGACCACTTCTGCGGCAAGCTGCTGGGCGTACCGATGGGCTGTGACATTTGCTACACCAACCACGCCGAAGCCGACCAGGACGACATGGACACCCTGCTGACCCTGCTGGGCGTGGCCGGGATCAACTTCATCATGGGCATCCCCGGCTCCGACGACATCATGCTCAACTACCAGACCACCTCGTTCCACGACGCCCTGTATGCCCGCCAGACGCTGGGGCTGAAACCGGCGCCGGAGTTCGAACAGTGGCTGGCGAAAATGGGCATCCTCACCCAGGCGGATGGCAAGATTCACTTTGGTGACAGGCTTCCGCCGGCTTTCCGCCAAGCGATGGCGCAACTGGGATGA